The following proteins are co-located in the Nitrospira sp. genome:
- a CDS encoding NAD-dependent epimerase, which produces MSGTSSPILITGVAGFIGFHVAQRLLERGDQVIGLDNVNDYYDVRLKEARLAKLANAEGYQFLKMELADRAGMKALFADHGIKRVVHLAAQAGVRYSLINPHAYTESNIEGFMNILEGCRHAKVEHLVYASSSSVYGGNTHMPFSIHDNVDHPVSLYAASKKANELMAHCYAHLYRLPCTGLRFFTVYGPWGRPDMALFIFTKAILEGKPIEVFNHGKMKRDFTYVDDIVEGIIRTLDRPATANPSWSGDKPDPGTSSAPARVYNIGNHQPVELLHFIEVLENALGKKAEKKLMPLQPGDVPATYADIDDLARDVGFKPATPIEEGIPRFVKWYREFYNA; this is translated from the coding sequence ATGAGTGGAACATCTTCCCCGATTCTGATCACCGGCGTCGCCGGCTTCATCGGTTTCCACGTCGCCCAGCGCTTGCTGGAGCGCGGAGACCAGGTCATCGGCCTGGATAATGTCAACGACTACTATGACGTCCGCCTGAAAGAGGCGCGACTGGCGAAACTGGCAAACGCCGAGGGCTATCAGTTTCTGAAGATGGAACTGGCCGACCGAGCGGGGATGAAGGCGCTGTTTGCCGACCATGGCATCAAGCGGGTCGTCCACCTGGCCGCCCAAGCCGGTGTGCGCTACTCCCTGATCAATCCGCATGCCTATACCGAGAGCAACATTGAAGGGTTCATGAACATCCTGGAGGGATGCCGGCACGCGAAGGTAGAACACCTCGTCTACGCGTCGTCGAGTTCCGTCTATGGCGGCAATACCCATATGCCCTTCTCTATTCACGACAATGTGGATCATCCGGTCTCGCTCTACGCCGCCAGCAAGAAAGCCAATGAGTTGATGGCCCATTGCTATGCCCATCTCTACCGCCTGCCCTGCACCGGCCTGCGGTTTTTTACGGTCTATGGGCCCTGGGGACGGCCCGACATGGCGCTGTTTATCTTTACGAAAGCGATTCTGGAAGGCAAGCCGATTGAGGTCTTCAATCACGGCAAGATGAAGCGGGACTTCACCTATGTGGACGACATCGTCGAGGGCATCATCCGCACGCTGGACCGCCCGGCCACGGCGAATCCCTCATGGTCCGGCGACAAGCCGGATCCGGGAACCAGTTCGGCCCCGGCCCGGGTCTATAACATCGGGAATCACCAGCCGGTGGAACTGCTGCACTTTATCGAAGTGCTGGAAAACGCGCTGGGCAAGAAGGCCGAGAAGAAACTAATGCCGTTACAGCCTGGGGATGTGCCCGCCACCTACGCCGATATCGATGACCTGGCCCGCGACGTCGGCTTCAAGCCCGCCACGCCGATTGAGGAAGGCATCCCGCGTTTTGTGAAGTGGTACCGGGAGTTCTACAACGCATGA
- a CDS encoding MBL fold metallo-hydrolase, which translates to MSRIWDNLPRQQYLSLAPWCWVQLESGEAPGPFPFVAGIAPEVVAGLHEAHSLLSSSIDTAISDVFSKRAPLDDPDRQRRLEDAYAELVNSRPYLKQHIRCGRRPDGTFQWEFPTDPTKSATVTNGGLRIFHSVKRQAIPIGFDQRPLGPVVGKVLGMLDGTHQTEAIKTVIMTAPREAQPVLTRLIESLHQYECLLSTAAPSVRQRWFDVVQDRDMVHLGHAALLYRQQNNALLFDPWLLPWFAESSIPSLWGALLPKPAAVFLTHDHDDHVDPRTLLHLPKDTPIIVPSRRNRKKLHYDYLGLLREMGFGRVIELAHGERWDFEGGAVISVPFYGEDPCDLEMPRNCYLIHDRGQNVLVHADSGPTNSGRSALKDNAIQQLVEQYGPITLVLASQQQLLELRSYAAHASLSHPGKWLDVGENGYLTNAYLAELCATAKARLFVSYATGGADWYPDHLSFMFSQRNPARTALLTAHWERPESLKGLLQPQHCEYHGARALDIYRTTASGRVDVVSTGESLTPLALHRLDHGDPPFMKPGGRA; encoded by the coding sequence ATGAGTCGGATTTGGGACAACCTGCCTCGCCAGCAATACCTGAGCCTCGCCCCCTGGTGCTGGGTGCAACTGGAAAGCGGGGAAGCGCCCGGGCCCTTTCCCTTCGTGGCTGGCATCGCACCTGAAGTCGTCGCCGGCCTGCACGAAGCCCATAGTTTGTTGTCCAGTTCGATCGACACCGCGATCAGCGACGTGTTTTCAAAGCGGGCGCCGCTGGACGATCCCGACCGGCAGCGGCGGCTGGAAGATGCCTACGCCGAGCTGGTGAATTCCCGCCCCTACTTGAAACAGCACATCCGATGCGGACGCAGGCCGGACGGGACCTTCCAATGGGAATTTCCGACCGACCCGACCAAATCGGCAACCGTGACCAACGGCGGCCTCCGGATTTTTCACTCGGTGAAACGGCAGGCCATTCCGATCGGCTTCGATCAGCGCCCGCTCGGGCCGGTCGTGGGGAAAGTGCTCGGCATGCTGGACGGCACCCATCAAACCGAGGCCATCAAAACCGTCATCATGACCGCGCCGCGCGAGGCACAACCGGTCCTGACCAGGCTGATTGAATCGCTGCATCAATATGAGTGCCTGCTGAGCACGGCAGCCCCATCGGTCCGCCAGCGCTGGTTCGACGTGGTACAAGACCGCGACATGGTCCATCTGGGCCATGCGGCGCTGCTCTATCGCCAGCAGAACAATGCGTTGCTGTTCGATCCCTGGCTGCTCCCCTGGTTTGCGGAATCGTCGATCCCGTCGTTGTGGGGCGCGCTCTTGCCCAAACCGGCCGCGGTGTTTCTCACGCACGACCACGACGACCACGTGGATCCCCGAACGCTTCTGCACCTTCCCAAAGACACGCCGATCATCGTGCCGAGCCGCCGCAATCGCAAAAAGCTGCACTATGACTATCTCGGGCTGTTGCGAGAGATGGGCTTCGGGCGGGTGATCGAACTGGCGCACGGCGAACGCTGGGATTTCGAAGGTGGCGCGGTGATCTCCGTCCCCTTTTACGGCGAAGACCCCTGTGATCTGGAGATGCCACGAAACTGCTACCTAATCCACGACCGCGGCCAAAACGTGCTGGTGCACGCCGATAGCGGCCCGACTAATTCCGGCCGCTCTGCGCTCAAGGACAATGCTATTCAGCAACTCGTCGAGCAATACGGACCGATCACCCTCGTCCTGGCCTCACAGCAACAGCTGCTCGAACTCCGCAGCTATGCCGCGCATGCCTCCCTCTCACACCCAGGGAAGTGGCTGGATGTCGGCGAAAACGGCTACCTGACCAACGCCTACCTGGCGGAACTCTGCGCGACGGCCAAGGCCAGACTCTTCGTGTCCTATGCCACCGGCGGGGCGGACTGGTATCCGGACCACCTGTCCTTCATGTTCAGCCAGCGCAATCCGGCCAGGACGGCATTACTGACGGCCCATTGGGAACGACCGGAATCGTTGAAAGGCCTTCTCCAGCCACAGCATTGCGAGTATCATGGCGCCCGAGCGCTCGATATCTACCGGACCACGGCATCAGGCCGCGTTGATGTTGTTTCCACCGGCGAGTCGCTCACACCGCTCGCGTTGCACCGTCTGGACCACGGCGATCCTCCCTTCATGAAGCCGGGCGGACGGGCGTAA
- a CDS encoding VOC family protein — MALPQHRGLRHLALRVTHLPRSRRFYEDLLGMRVVWEPDADNVYFSSGSDNLALHQIPADELAAYQPSKGQLLDHVGVILDDPQAVDRMFADLSPKITGLGGAIVKQPKLHRDGSYSFYFSDPDGNVIQALYEPTISTLRWQSERNT, encoded by the coding sequence GTGGCACTTCCGCAACACCGAGGACTCCGCCATTTGGCACTGCGCGTGACCCATCTTCCCCGATCACGCCGATTCTACGAGGATCTGCTCGGCATGCGCGTGGTGTGGGAGCCGGATGCCGACAATGTCTATTTCAGTTCAGGGAGCGATAACCTGGCACTCCACCAAATTCCCGCTGACGAACTGGCCGCGTATCAGCCGTCCAAGGGCCAGCTCCTCGACCATGTCGGAGTGATTCTCGACGATCCCCAAGCCGTCGACCGGATGTTTGCCGACCTGTCACCGAAGATCACCGGACTTGGCGGAGCGATTGTGAAACAGCCGAAGCTGCATCGGGACGGCAGCTACTCCTTTTATTTTTCGGATCCCGATGGCAATGTGATTCAAGCTCTCTACGAACCGACGATCAGCACACTCCGCTGGCAAAGTGAACGGAATACATGA
- a CDS encoding formylglycine-generating enzyme family protein: MNVPFRIVMAVASLLAIPALSLADGLEKDVKGNDGAPMVLIPEGSFPMGVPHGDRDGGRDEYPRHDVFVSSFYIDKFELTNGRYLEFVKATGHRIPQNPKNPTRNLWQGETITESLADRPVINVDWADAEAYCKWAGKRLPTEAEWEKAAKGTADRRFPWGNVEPTNKHLNFNQQWVGEKTLMPVGSYEAGKSPFGVYDMAGNVWEWVNDWYDAKYYEKSPAKNPKGPESGTKRVLRGSGWQNETPTVRIFTRVDSDPTIRNESTGFRCAMDVPAK, translated from the coding sequence ATGAATGTCCCTTTTCGCATTGTGATGGCCGTGGCGTCCCTGTTGGCAATTCCCGCCCTGTCGCTCGCCGACGGGCTTGAGAAAGACGTGAAAGGGAACGATGGCGCCCCGATGGTGCTGATTCCTGAAGGCTCGTTCCCCATGGGCGTGCCCCACGGCGACCGGGACGGTGGACGAGATGAATATCCGCGCCACGATGTATTCGTGAGCAGCTTCTATATCGATAAGTTCGAGCTGACCAACGGGCGGTATCTCGAGTTCGTCAAAGCGACGGGCCATCGGATCCCGCAGAATCCCAAGAACCCCACCCGCAACCTCTGGCAGGGCGAGACGATTACCGAGTCGCTGGCCGACCGGCCTGTGATCAATGTGGATTGGGCGGATGCGGAGGCCTATTGCAAATGGGCGGGCAAACGGCTGCCGACCGAAGCCGAGTGGGAGAAGGCGGCCAAGGGCACAGCCGATCGGCGTTTCCCCTGGGGGAATGTCGAGCCGACCAACAAGCATCTTAATTTTAACCAGCAGTGGGTCGGTGAAAAGACCTTGATGCCGGTCGGCAGTTACGAGGCCGGCAAGAGCCCGTTCGGCGTCTATGACATGGCCGGCAACGTCTGGGAATGGGTGAACGATTGGTACGACGCCAAGTATTACGAGAAGAGTCCGGCGAAGAATCCGAAAGGCCCCGAGTCCGGCACGAAGCGGGTCTTGCGCGGCTCCGGTTGGCAGAACGAGACTCCGACTGTCCGCATCTTCACCCGCGTCGACAGCGACCCGACGATCCGGAACGAGTCGACCGGCTTCCGTTGCGCGATGGACGTGCCGGCGAAATAG
- a CDS encoding uroporphyrinogen-III synthase: protein MAPEMARLIERYGGRPLVTPALRELPIEDNPTALRFGIRFIEGQVDILILMTGIGTTALFEILRSRHPMSSIMVGVKRTAIVARGPKPVAALKALGITPTLVVPEPNTWVDVVSTLDEYRPVKGLRVAVQEYGVSNPDLLESLRTRGADVFPVPVYKWGLPEDLTALRQTLDHVMAGKVQVLLLTNAMQIDHVMQVLEQDGTVESFRAALKRVVVASIGPTASERLRHYDWSVDFEPSHSKMGILVKEASEQLQTLLQSKAR from the coding sequence ATGGCACCCGAGATGGCCCGGCTCATCGAACGCTACGGGGGGCGCCCCCTGGTGACCCCCGCGCTCCGCGAATTGCCCATCGAGGACAATCCCACCGCCCTGCGCTTCGGCATCCGTTTCATTGAAGGCCAAGTCGATATTCTCATTCTGATGACCGGCATCGGAACGACGGCGCTCTTTGAGATCCTCCGGTCGCGCCATCCGATGTCGTCAATCATGGTGGGGGTGAAGCGCACCGCCATTGTCGCGCGAGGCCCTAAACCGGTGGCGGCCCTCAAGGCTCTTGGCATCACGCCCACGCTGGTCGTCCCGGAGCCCAATACCTGGGTGGATGTCGTGTCAACGCTGGATGAATACCGGCCGGTCAAAGGCCTGCGCGTGGCCGTGCAGGAATATGGCGTCTCCAATCCTGACCTCCTGGAATCCCTCCGTACGCGCGGAGCGGATGTGTTCCCTGTGCCGGTCTATAAGTGGGGGTTGCCGGAGGATCTGACCGCGCTTCGCCAGACCCTTGATCACGTGATGGCAGGGAAGGTTCAGGTGCTGCTGCTGACGAATGCCATGCAGATCGACCATGTCATGCAGGTGCTGGAACAGGATGGCACGGTTGAGTCATTTCGAGCAGCGCTGAAGCGGGTGGTGGTCGCGTCTATCGGCCCGACGGCCAGCGAGCGGCTCCGCCATTATGATTGGTCCGTCGATTTCGAGCCGTCTCACTCCAAGATGGGGATTCTGGTGAAAGAAGCCAGCGAACAGCTTCAGACTCTGTTGCAGTCCAAAGCGCGCTAA
- a CDS encoding alkaline phosphatase family protein codes for MRHPSHMFRTFLVGLFLIGVEWFAGFGFHAEAATAKTIEAPAAAPEHVILFVLEGFGQDSLKGGAMPVLSKLVKDGAATWSATGITPALRLPAMASLVTGMPVEKHGITWNAFEFSRGYSRSPSLFDYLDLSGGRDSAIFYMDESLYQLARPEPYTDYQLCGALRPECHPDKIVSYIRQYFQKATSGHGYGHAILSLPHLLVVHLPEPGRAGVAHGWNSKEYRQALQAVDAAMKSVLDIFKEHGLSNRTTVVVTALSAPGTDLNGEEPTTTATPVVPWIISGAGISHGQVIRQPVSIIDTGATVMRLLGLETHTEWESKAIEEIFHAAAMAPAAASSKR; via the coding sequence ATGCGCCATCCATCTCATATGTTCCGCACATTTCTCGTCGGTCTCTTCCTCATCGGGGTTGAGTGGTTTGCGGGGTTTGGCTTCCACGCCGAAGCGGCCACGGCCAAAACGATTGAGGCGCCAGCCGCGGCGCCCGAGCATGTGATTCTGTTCGTGCTGGAAGGATTTGGACAGGATTCGCTGAAGGGCGGAGCGATGCCGGTCCTCAGCAAGCTCGTGAAGGACGGCGCCGCCACCTGGTCGGCGACGGGGATCACTCCGGCGTTGCGTTTGCCTGCGATGGCGTCGCTCGTCACCGGAATGCCGGTGGAGAAACACGGGATTACCTGGAACGCGTTTGAATTCAGCCGGGGCTACTCGCGCTCGCCCAGCCTGTTCGATTATCTGGATCTGAGCGGCGGACGGGACAGCGCCATTTTCTACATGGATGAGTCGCTCTATCAGCTCGCGCGTCCGGAGCCCTATACCGATTATCAATTGTGCGGCGCGCTTCGCCCCGAGTGCCATCCGGACAAGATCGTGTCCTACATCCGCCAATATTTTCAGAAAGCCACAAGCGGTCATGGCTACGGGCACGCGATTCTTTCGCTGCCGCATCTGTTGGTCGTCCATCTTCCGGAGCCCGGCCGCGCCGGCGTGGCGCATGGGTGGAACTCGAAAGAATACCGCCAGGCCCTGCAGGCGGTGGATGCGGCCATGAAATCCGTCCTGGACATCTTCAAGGAGCATGGCCTTTCGAATCGGACCACGGTGGTGGTGACGGCCCTGAGCGCTCCCGGCACAGACCTCAACGGGGAGGAGCCCACGACGACGGCCACCCCGGTGGTGCCGTGGATTATCTCCGGCGCCGGGATTTCGCACGGACAAGTCATTCGCCAACCGGTATCTATCATTGACACCGGGGCGACGGTGATGCGCCTCCTCGGCCTGGAGACGCATACGGAGTGGGAAAGCAAGGCCATCGAGGAAATCTTCCACGCGGCAGCCATGGCGCCAGCTGCGGCTTCTTCCAAGAGATAG
- a CDS encoding HEAT repeat domain-containing protein, which translates to MTHTLDDLLEALEDVDDATREEAAKALADLADPKSIDALVSACGDDFWSVRAYAGCAVAKIGGPKAVEALIGLFNDAIMEVRNQVVEAAAKMGPVVLDRMLAALKDERWRVREHAAKTCGELRDKKAVDALMVACRDRDGAVKSAAAEALGKIGDAKAVPALIKLFRDTSKIVRETSGTALIAIGQPSVDPLIESLKDKDFVVRCHAARALGGMTTDYQIGRTWVRDAKVVDALIATLKDPDRAVREDATIALGMIGDSRAIDALLEAMKDGVVKRHAIASLGMIGDPRALPAVLDALKGKGIKQEGTPTPGCIVSEDAFIKEAAATALGQFRDPRVIPDLIMLLKDGVLREKAAAALTIIGDTAIEPLIAFLYDPKASEVEAEGERVLSYASVRLTAKDALRLIVLETLEKLGWSPPAEEVDINSSHADNLRVDRPLGETGRFGPSGDVARSS; encoded by the coding sequence ATGACACACACCCTGGACGATCTCTTAGAAGCCCTGGAAGATGTTGACGACGCGACGCGGGAAGAAGCGGCGAAGGCGCTGGCCGATCTTGCCGATCCGAAGTCCATCGACGCGCTGGTGAGCGCGTGCGGGGACGATTTTTGGTCGGTGCGGGCCTATGCCGGCTGCGCGGTCGCCAAGATCGGCGGCCCTAAGGCGGTGGAGGCCCTGATCGGGCTGTTTAACGATGCCATCATGGAAGTGCGCAACCAGGTGGTGGAGGCCGCGGCCAAGATGGGGCCGGTCGTGCTGGACCGCATGCTGGCGGCGCTGAAGGACGAACGGTGGCGGGTGCGCGAGCACGCGGCGAAGACCTGCGGCGAGTTGCGCGACAAGAAGGCCGTCGATGCGCTGATGGTCGCCTGCCGCGATCGTGATGGGGCCGTGAAGAGCGCGGCGGCCGAGGCGCTGGGTAAAATCGGCGATGCCAAAGCTGTTCCGGCCTTGATCAAGCTGTTTCGTGATACTTCCAAGATCGTACGGGAGACTTCCGGCACGGCGTTGATTGCGATCGGCCAGCCCTCCGTCGATCCGTTGATCGAGAGCTTGAAAGATAAGGATTTTGTCGTGCGCTGCCACGCGGCCCGGGCGCTGGGCGGGATGACAACCGACTACCAGATTGGCCGGACCTGGGTGCGCGACGCCAAGGTCGTCGACGCCTTGATCGCCACGCTGAAGGATCCGGATCGCGCGGTGCGTGAAGATGCGACGATTGCGCTCGGGATGATCGGCGATTCCCGTGCGATCGACGCGCTGCTGGAAGCCATGAAAGACGGGGTGGTCAAACGCCACGCGATCGCGTCCCTCGGGATGATCGGCGATCCGCGCGCGCTGCCCGCCGTGCTTGATGCCTTGAAGGGAAAGGGAATCAAGCAGGAGGGCACTCCAACGCCCGGCTGCATCGTGAGCGAAGATGCCTTTATCAAGGAAGCGGCCGCCACGGCGCTCGGGCAGTTCCGCGATCCGCGCGTCATTCCCGATCTCATCATGTTGCTCAAGGACGGGGTGTTGCGGGAGAAAGCGGCGGCGGCCTTGACCATCATCGGCGACACGGCCATTGAGCCGCTGATCGCGTTCCTCTACGATCCCAAGGCCTCCGAAGTGGAAGCCGAGGGAGAGCGAGTCCTTTCCTATGCCTCCGTGCGGTTGACGGCCAAAGACGCCCTCCGGCTGATCGTCCTGGAAACGCTGGAAAAGCTCGGGTGGTCGCCGCCCGCTGAAGAAGTGGATATCAATTCCAGTCATGCGGACAATCTCCGCGTCGATCGGCCCCTCGGCGAGACGGGCCGCTTTGGTCCCTCCGGCGACGTGGCAAGGTCCAGCTAG
- a CDS encoding HEAT repeat domain-containing protein: MVGDSVAEQIAALKDEDWAIREEAAGLLGTLKDPRAVLPLVSLLRDRDRSVREAAIGALTAIGEPSVPALGACLSDPELTVQEAASAILASIADLRVLDPLKHALRSHDWIVRMHAAKALGRVQEVSAIEPLLPLLQDKVKAVREEVAAALAAIGEAAIPALLETLQHAEWLVRLHAVESLGKMKSQKAVEPLLSVLFNDQDSAIREDAVRALGEIGDPQAVEFLFTAMKEPGLRTLAVEALGRIGDRRAVPVLIEVVEGKRPLDAPRAVAGCGDQWNEEVITQGVAVRALGIIGDDSSIPSLVAALEPTFTRAEAAAALAKFGSKAVPFLLPLLTGPRDENIRYHVKEALALAGWRPGRV; the protein is encoded by the coding sequence ATGGTGGGGGATTCGGTAGCGGAGCAGATTGCAGCCCTCAAGGATGAGGACTGGGCCATTCGCGAAGAGGCGGCCGGCCTCCTTGGCACCCTGAAAGATCCAAGAGCGGTCCTCCCGCTGGTGTCGCTCTTGCGCGATCGCGACCGGTCTGTCCGTGAGGCCGCGATCGGCGCCTTGACGGCGATCGGCGAACCGTCGGTCCCGGCGCTGGGAGCCTGTCTCTCCGATCCGGAGTTGACGGTGCAGGAGGCGGCTTCCGCCATTTTGGCTTCCATTGCGGACCTACGGGTGCTCGATCCGCTGAAGCACGCGCTGCGCAGCCACGATTGGATTGTGCGCATGCACGCGGCCAAGGCGCTGGGGCGGGTGCAAGAGGTGTCGGCGATCGAGCCGCTCCTGCCGCTGCTGCAAGATAAAGTCAAAGCGGTGCGGGAGGAAGTGGCGGCGGCGCTGGCGGCGATCGGGGAAGCGGCGATTCCGGCGCTGCTGGAGACCCTGCAGCATGCGGAGTGGCTGGTCCGTCTCCATGCCGTGGAATCGCTCGGGAAAATGAAGTCGCAGAAGGCGGTGGAACCCCTGTTGTCGGTCTTGTTCAACGATCAGGATTCGGCCATTCGCGAGGATGCGGTGCGGGCGCTCGGCGAGATCGGCGATCCCCAGGCGGTGGAGTTTTTGTTCACGGCAATGAAAGAGCCGGGATTGCGGACCTTGGCGGTTGAAGCGCTGGGGCGCATCGGCGATCGCCGCGCGGTTCCGGTCTTGATCGAAGTGGTGGAGGGGAAGCGTCCGCTCGACGCGCCGCGCGCCGTCGCGGGGTGCGGCGATCAATGGAATGAAGAAGTCATCACGCAGGGCGTGGCGGTGCGGGCCCTCGGCATTATCGGTGATGACTCCTCGATTCCATCCCTGGTGGCCGCCTTGGAACCGACGTTTACCAGGGCTGAGGCGGCGGCGGCATTGGCGAAGTTCGGCTCCAAAGCGGTGCCGTTTTTGCTCCCCTTGCTGACCGGCCCGCGGGATGAAAATATCCGGTATCACGTCAAAGAAGCGCTGGCGCTGGCTGGCTGGAGACCGGGACGGGTGTAG
- a CDS encoding HEAT repeat domain-containing protein has protein sequence MSKETIETLVSELVHEEDWRRMRATAACVAGGPRAVQALSEVLRTGTTELKKEAAAMLARIKDPQAGVALVGLLEDSDEVARKAGATALEHMAGVLDTDTAAALVALLLKTPEGEARQVMTHLVGAIPTAVIPLCEMLKHVDPEVQITAALMLDQLLDPRSIDAFIDAMGQPAVRDIAVGTLKKLSAIRERIDDMFNALRDVEGASEREEARMSTVINLLGIGRPSVEILIEYLEDEDWLVREAAADLLGKIADVRAVEPLMKRLAHDKDTGVKELAIKALGLIGDARPMQLYLEAIPIRPLRVYAMEALAKIKDVEALRPHKELFDRLRTDRDGLVAYNAGLIADKLEALAGTPVTGEEGQDEDE, from the coding sequence ATGTCCAAGGAAACCATTGAAACATTAGTTTCTGAGCTGGTCCATGAAGAGGACTGGCGCCGGATGCGGGCGACGGCCGCCTGTGTGGCGGGCGGGCCGCGGGCCGTGCAGGCGCTGAGCGAGGTGTTGCGAACTGGCACGACGGAGCTGAAAAAAGAAGCGGCGGCGATGCTGGCCCGCATCAAGGATCCGCAAGCGGGGGTGGCGCTCGTCGGTCTGCTCGAAGATAGCGATGAGGTGGCGCGCAAGGCCGGGGCGACCGCTTTGGAGCATATGGCCGGTGTCCTCGATACGGATACCGCCGCGGCGCTGGTCGCGTTGCTGCTGAAGACGCCGGAAGGCGAAGCCCGGCAGGTGATGACGCATCTCGTCGGCGCGATTCCGACAGCGGTGATTCCTCTGTGCGAGATGCTCAAACATGTGGATCCTGAGGTGCAAATCACGGCTGCGCTGATGCTGGATCAGCTTTTGGACCCCCGTTCCATCGATGCCTTTATCGACGCGATGGGGCAGCCGGCGGTGCGGGACATCGCGGTCGGCACGTTGAAAAAACTGAGCGCCATCCGCGAGCGGATCGATGACATGTTCAACGCGCTTCGGGATGTGGAAGGGGCCAGTGAGCGGGAAGAAGCGCGGATGTCCACGGTCATCAATCTGTTAGGCATCGGCCGGCCCAGCGTTGAAATCCTGATCGAATATCTTGAAGATGAGGATTGGCTCGTGCGTGAGGCGGCAGCCGATCTGTTGGGGAAGATTGCCGATGTGCGGGCGGTCGAGCCCTTGATGAAGCGGCTGGCGCACGACAAGGACACGGGGGTGAAGGAGCTGGCGATCAAGGCGCTGGGCCTGATCGGCGACGCCCGCCCGATGCAACTGTATTTGGAAGCGATTCCGATCCGTCCGTTGCGGGTCTATGCGATGGAAGCGCTGGCGAAGATCAAGGACGTGGAGGCCTTGCGTCCCCACAAGGAGCTGTTCGACCGGCTGAGGACGGATCGCGACGGACTGGTGGCCTATAATGCCGGCTTGATTGCCGACAAACTGGAAGCCTTGGCCGGCACGCCGGTCACGGGAGAGGAAGGACAGGACGAGGATGAGTAA
- a CDS encoding HEAT repeat domain-containing protein, which produces MSNETESDRIDLLISALRDENEALRDHAIASLGQMGPDAVPRLIGLMADEDVVIREAATTAVVRIGPTVVEALLEALQDDEWAIREQAASGLGKLKDPRGVEPLVKALKDKDGAVRTAAVWALERIGDPRAVPGLIDALTDSTLREDVARVLKKIGDVRAVEALIDGLLGNNWMVRRHAAEALGKIGDARAAGPLIESLKDEDWLVRRNAAESLARLGAKEAIQPLLPLLEDENTMVQETVEGVLASLGWKSGQ; this is translated from the coding sequence ATGAGTAACGAGACGGAATCGGATCGGATCGATCTTCTCATTTCCGCGCTGCGCGACGAGAACGAAGCCTTGCGCGACCATGCCATTGCGAGTTTGGGGCAGATGGGGCCCGATGCGGTGCCCCGATTGATCGGGTTGATGGCCGACGAAGATGTGGTGATTCGTGAAGCCGCCACGACGGCGGTGGTTAGGATCGGGCCGACGGTGGTCGAGGCGTTGCTCGAGGCGCTGCAGGACGACGAGTGGGCGATTCGCGAGCAAGCGGCATCCGGACTTGGCAAGCTGAAAGATCCTCGCGGCGTGGAACCGCTGGTGAAGGCGCTCAAGGATAAGGATGGGGCGGTGCGGACGGCGGCGGTGTGGGCGCTGGAGCGGATCGGCGATCCCCGAGCGGTCCCCGGCTTGATTGACGCGCTGACAGACAGTACTCTGCGGGAAGATGTCGCGCGGGTGCTGAAGAAGATCGGCGATGTGCGGGCGGTCGAGGCCTTGATCGACGGCCTCTTGGGCAACAACTGGATGGTGCGCCGTCACGCGGCTGAAGCCCTCGGGAAAATCGGGGACGCCCGCGCGGCCGGACCGTTGATCGAATCCTTGAAGGATGAAGACTGGCTGGTGCGCCGGAATGCGGCGGAGTCCCTGGCTAGGCTGGGGGCGAAAGAGGCGATTCAACCGCTGTTGCCGCTGCTTGAAGATGAAAATACGATGGTGCAGGAAACGGTGGAAGGGGTGTTGGCGAGTCTTGGTTGGAAGTCGGGTCAATAA